One Yimella lutea DNA window includes the following coding sequences:
- a CDS encoding uroporphyrinogen-III synthase, whose protein sequence is MTTTAKTPATVAFVGSGPGDPGLLTVRAASLLRRADVVVLDRVAREDFVAKFVREDTEIVDAGHGEAGQALTTASRAKLVVKTAKAAAKLGKDALVVRLMDGDPATFNGLAEEATALHKAAVPFEIVPGVSAASAVPTYAGIPLTHNGSRAVHLLSPGDSKVDYAKSVAADTTVVLFGTVDTLRTSFTRLLQAGRDAETAVAVTVDGTTIHQKTHTFTLDTVDAGLKLLADDAQLVAVVGSPVDYRETLSWWENKPLFGWNVLVPRTKDQAGSMTERLGDFGASSDVVPTISVEPPRTPQQMERAIKGLVTGRYEWIGFTSQNAVRAVREKFDEFGLDARAFAGLKIAAVGGMTAEALREWGLQPDLVPSGEQSAKGLLEEWPEFDELLDPINRVFLPRADIATDTLVAGLQEIGWEVDDVTAYRTVRAAPPAPEVREAIKTGKFDAVCFTSSSTVRNLVGIAGKPHATTIVACIGPATAKTAEEHGLRVDVMSPEPSAEALVDALADFGRSLALSAAEAGEAVRRPSERRTTSRRKAKA, encoded by the coding sequence GTGACCACCACCGCCAAGACGCCTGCAACAGTCGCCTTCGTGGGCTCCGGCCCCGGCGACCCCGGTCTGCTGACCGTGCGAGCCGCCAGCCTGCTGCGCCGCGCCGACGTCGTCGTCCTCGACCGGGTGGCTCGCGAGGACTTCGTCGCGAAGTTCGTCCGCGAGGACACCGAGATCGTCGACGCCGGCCACGGTGAGGCCGGCCAGGCTCTCACCACCGCCTCGCGTGCCAAGCTCGTCGTGAAGACGGCCAAGGCCGCGGCCAAGCTGGGCAAGGACGCTCTCGTCGTCCGCCTCATGGACGGCGACCCCGCCACCTTCAACGGTCTCGCCGAGGAGGCGACCGCGCTGCACAAGGCTGCGGTGCCGTTCGAGATCGTCCCCGGTGTCAGCGCTGCGTCCGCAGTACCGACATACGCCGGTATCCCGCTGACGCACAACGGTTCTCGCGCGGTGCACCTGCTCTCGCCGGGCGACTCCAAGGTCGACTACGCCAAGTCGGTCGCAGCTGACACGACCGTCGTGCTGTTCGGCACCGTGGATACCCTGCGTACCAGCTTCACCCGACTCCTCCAAGCCGGACGGGACGCCGAGACCGCGGTCGCGGTGACCGTCGACGGCACGACCATCCACCAGAAGACGCACACCTTCACCCTCGACACCGTCGACGCCGGCCTGAAGCTGCTCGCCGACGACGCCCAACTGGTCGCCGTCGTCGGTTCACCGGTCGACTACCGCGAGACGTTGTCGTGGTGGGAGAACAAGCCGCTGTTCGGGTGGAACGTCCTGGTGCCGCGCACCAAGGACCAGGCCGGTTCGATGACCGAGCGCCTCGGCGACTTCGGGGCGTCCAGTGACGTCGTTCCGACGATCAGCGTCGAGCCGCCGCGCACCCCGCAGCAGATGGAGCGCGCGATCAAGGGTTTGGTGACCGGCCGCTACGAGTGGATCGGCTTCACCTCCCAGAACGCGGTTCGGGCCGTGCGCGAGAAGTTCGATGAGTTCGGTCTCGACGCCCGGGCGTTCGCCGGTCTGAAGATCGCCGCTGTCGGTGGCATGACCGCAGAAGCGTTGCGCGAGTGGGGCCTTCAGCCCGACCTGGTCCCGTCCGGCGAGCAGTCCGCCAAGGGCCTGCTGGAGGAATGGCCGGAGTTCGACGAGTTGCTCGACCCGATCAACCGGGTCTTCCTGCCGCGCGCCGACATCGCGACCGACACCCTTGTGGCCGGTCTGCAGGAGATCGGCTGGGAGGTCGACGACGTGACCGCGTACCGCACCGTGCGCGCCGCGCCGCCGGCCCCCGAGGTGCGTGAGGCGATCAAGACCGGCAAGTTCGATGCGGTCTGCTTCACCTCGTCCTCGACCGTGCGCAACCTGGTCGGCATCGCGGGCAAGCCGCACGCCACGACCATCGTCGCGTGCATCGGTCCGGCCACCGCCAAGACCGCCGAGGAGCACGGCCTGCGCGTCGACGTCATGTCGCCGGAGCCGTCCGCCGAAGCACTGGTGGACGCGCTGGCCGACTTCGGTCGAAGCCTCGCCCTGTCGGCCGCCGAGGCCGGTGAGGCGGTCCGTCGCCCGAGCGAGCGGCGCACCACCTCGCGCCGCAAGGCCAAGGCCTGA